A stretch of the Chlamydia pecorum E58 genome encodes the following:
- a CDS encoding DEAD/DEAH box helicase, with protein MLNFRKLRRDFSANILQEGKELFEQGAVVNAKILSINGETVCIGAQIRGLYENVYECEIEVDRSESDTIDSNCDCSYNFDCQHIVALLFYLEQYFNEMVVAYAREADLDTNQEINEEEKKELQETFVVAATKEEERKDREHQKEILREYIHAANALSANPFFLPLEYLEKDSAELAVLFVSATDETFVANNQPIEFQLVLRLPCRSKPFHVPNIRTFLEGVLYQEPIVLNGRRFFFTMQSFNASDRKLIDLLIRYVRYPSQTTEEKLLKSAYLMHASLGVILAKMFEHQLANRGGGQLGEKETFVGFFCGNLEEPLYWSTAPARMKFNLDFFDTPYKAVLMSPMILVDNDEVLPEHVLLLESDAPGMIHRNVYHRFAPQIKRAHLRSFARLRDITIPEALFGTFRENALPVFQEYAEVENVHLLNSFVTLPYVDEVRAICDMSYLDGELEAKLYFLYGSLRIPAASMALQYADVRAFICDEGILARNLVEERKITEEVFSGFIYDERDGAFHVKSEKKIVEFMTETIPANQHRITFNCPENLSDQFIYDETVFDLAFREGTDINYYEAELKVHGLLKGVSLDLLWDCISAKKCFLELPKKGQQVKNARRGNAFSGNKLPCILVLDLERIATIVQIFNEIGFKVLDNLTEKCPLWSLTGISEEQFAGLPVNFSMTEKLKGIQQQIRGEVAFNFQDVPKQIQATLRSYQTEGVHWLERLRKMHLNGILADDMGLGKTLQAIIAVTQSKLEKGQGCSLIVCPTSLVYNWKEEFRKFNPEFKTLVIDGIPSQRRKQIQSLADYDVAITSYNLLQKDIELHKDFHFDYVVLDEAHHIKNRTTRNAKSVKMIQSDHRLILTGTPIENSLEELWSLFDFLMPGLLSSYDRFVGKYIRTGNYMGNKADNMVALKRKVSPFILRRMKEDVLEDLPPVSEILYHCHLTDSQRELYQSYATSAKQELSRLVKQEGFERIHIHILATLTRLKQICCHPAIFAKDSPEPGDSAKYDMLMDLLSSLVDSGHKTVVFSQYTKMLSIMKKDLEIRGVPFVYLDGSTKNRLELVNKFNEDPNLLVFLVSLKAGGTGLNLVGADTVIHYDMWWNPAVENQATDRVHRIGQSRSVSSYKLVTLNTIEEKILTLQNRKKSLVKKVINSDDEVVSKLTWEEVLELLQI; from the coding sequence ATGCTTAATTTTCGCAAATTACGTCGAGATTTTTCAGCCAATATTTTGCAGGAAGGCAAGGAACTTTTTGAACAAGGAGCGGTGGTTAATGCAAAAATTCTCTCTATAAATGGAGAGACAGTGTGTATTGGTGCGCAGATTCGTGGTCTTTACGAGAATGTGTATGAGTGTGAAATTGAAGTCGACAGATCAGAATCAGACACCATAGATTCCAATTGTGACTGTTCCTATAATTTTGATTGTCAGCATATCGTGGCATTGCTGTTTTATCTAGAGCAATACTTTAATGAGATGGTGGTAGCCTATGCTAGAGAGGCTGATCTTGACACCAATCAAGAGATCAATGAGGAAGAGAAAAAAGAGCTTCAGGAAACGTTCGTTGTAGCAGCAACAAAAGAAGAAGAGAGGAAAGATCGCGAGCATCAAAAGGAAATTCTTAGAGAGTACATTCATGCTGCCAATGCTTTAAGTGCAAACCCGTTCTTTTTGCCTTTAGAATATTTAGAAAAGGATTCTGCAGAGCTTGCGGTTTTATTTGTCTCAGCTACAGATGAAACATTTGTAGCAAATAACCAGCCCATAGAGTTTCAGTTGGTTTTACGTCTTCCCTGCCGTTCTAAGCCCTTTCATGTCCCCAATATTCGTACTTTCTTAGAAGGAGTCCTTTATCAGGAGCCTATAGTGCTTAATGGACGTCGTTTTTTCTTTACGATGCAGTCGTTCAATGCTTCGGATAGAAAACTTATAGATCTATTGATTCGCTATGTACGCTATCCCAGCCAGACAACGGAAGAAAAGTTATTAAAATCTGCATATTTGATGCATGCTTCTCTGGGAGTCATTTTAGCGAAGATGTTCGAACATCAATTAGCAAATCGAGGAGGGGGGCAGCTTGGAGAAAAGGAAACATTTGTAGGTTTCTTTTGTGGGAATTTAGAAGAACCTCTCTATTGGTCCACAGCGCCGGCACGCATGAAGTTTAATTTAGATTTTTTTGATACACCGTATAAAGCTGTTTTGATGAGCCCCATGATTTTGGTAGATAATGATGAGGTTCTTCCTGAGCACGTCTTGCTTTTAGAGTCTGATGCCCCAGGAATGATCCATCGGAACGTGTATCATCGATTTGCTCCACAAATCAAACGTGCGCATCTACGCTCTTTTGCTCGTTTACGGGATATCACGATCCCTGAAGCTTTATTCGGGACATTTCGAGAAAATGCTCTTCCTGTATTTCAAGAGTATGCTGAAGTCGAAAATGTGCATCTTTTGAATTCCTTTGTAACCTTGCCTTATGTGGATGAGGTCCGTGCGATCTGTGATATGAGCTATTTGGACGGAGAATTAGAAGCAAAGCTATATTTCCTTTATGGGTCTTTGCGTATCCCTGCAGCTTCTATGGCTTTACAGTATGCAGATGTGCGAGCATTTATTTGTGATGAGGGCATTTTAGCAAGAAATCTTGTGGAAGAACGTAAGATTACAGAAGAAGTGTTCTCAGGGTTCATTTATGACGAGCGTGATGGGGCTTTTCATGTGAAAAGTGAAAAGAAGATCGTGGAGTTTATGACGGAAACGATCCCTGCGAATCAGCATCGCATCACCTTTAATTGTCCGGAAAACCTTTCGGATCAATTTATTTATGATGAAACTGTGTTTGACCTTGCTTTTAGAGAGGGTACAGATATCAATTACTACGAAGCAGAACTTAAAGTTCATGGGTTGCTTAAAGGGGTGAGTCTGGATCTTTTATGGGATTGCATTAGTGCAAAAAAATGCTTTTTGGAACTTCCTAAGAAAGGTCAGCAGGTAAAGAATGCTCGTCGTGGGAATGCTTTTAGTGGGAACAAGTTGCCTTGCATTTTAGTTTTAGATTTGGAAAGGATCGCGACAATTGTTCAAATTTTTAATGAAATTGGGTTTAAAGTTTTAGATAATCTTACAGAAAAGTGCCCTTTGTGGAGTTTAACAGGAATTTCTGAGGAGCAGTTTGCAGGCCTACCTGTGAATTTCTCTATGACAGAGAAACTCAAAGGGATTCAGCAGCAAATTCGTGGAGAAGTTGCTTTTAACTTCCAAGATGTTCCTAAGCAAATTCAAGCAACTTTGCGTAGTTATCAAACGGAAGGAGTACATTGGCTAGAGCGGCTAAGAAAAATGCATCTTAATGGGATTTTAGCTGATGATATGGGGTTAGGGAAGACGCTCCAGGCGATTATTGCTGTTACGCAAAGTAAGCTTGAAAAAGGGCAAGGGTGTTCTCTTATTGTGTGCCCAACCTCTTTGGTTTATAATTGGAAAGAGGAATTTCGCAAGTTTAATCCAGAGTTCAAAACTTTAGTGATTGATGGGATCCCTTCACAAAGACGGAAGCAAATACAATCTCTTGCGGATTATGATGTAGCGATAACGTCTTATAATCTTTTACAGAAAGATATAGAGCTTCATAAGGACTTCCATTTTGACTATGTAGTGTTGGATGAAGCTCATCATATTAAAAACAGAACAACGCGTAATGCAAAATCTGTGAAGATGATTCAGTCGGACCATCGATTGATTTTAACAGGAACTCCTATAGAGAACTCTCTAGAAGAATTATGGAGTCTGTTTGACTTCTTAATGCCGGGGCTGCTTAGTAGCTATGATCGTTTTGTAGGCAAGTATATCCGCACCGGCAATTATATGGGCAATAAAGCGGATAATATGGTGGCGTTAAAAAGAAAGGTCTCCCCATTTATTTTGCGTCGTATGAAAGAGGATGTTTTAGAAGATCTCCCTCCTGTTTCAGAGATCCTTTATCATTGTCATCTTACAGATTCCCAGCGTGAGCTTTATCAATCTTATGCGACCTCTGCTAAGCAGGAACTGTCTCGTTTAGTCAAGCAAGAAGGATTTGAAAGAATTCATATTCATATTCTTGCCACATTGACGAGATTAAAACAGATCTGTTGTCATCCGGCAATTTTTGCAAAGGATTCTCCAGAACCAGGGGACTCTGCGAAATATGACATGCTTATGGATTTACTGTCATCCTTAGTGGATTCTGGGCATAAAACGGTTGTGTTCAGTCAATATACGAAGATGCTTTCGATTATGAAGAAAGACTTGGAGATTCGCGGAGTTCCATTTGTGTATTTGGATGGTTCCACCAAGAACAGATTGGAGTTAGTCAATAAGTTTAATGAAGATCCCAACTTGTTGGTATTTCTGGTCTCTTTAAAAGCTGGAGGCACGGGATTAAACTTAGTTGGCGCAGATACAGTGATTCACTATGATATGTGGTGGAATCCTGCTGTAGAGAACCAGGCGACAGATAGGGTGCATCGTATTGGACAGAGCCGGTCGGTCTCGTCATACAAATTGGTGACGTTAAATACGATCGAAGAAAAGATTTTAACACTACAAAACAGGAAAAAGAGCCTTGTAAAGAAAGTCATCAACTCTGATGATGAAGTCGTTTCCAAGTTAACTTGGGAAGAAGTCTTAGAATTGTTACAAATATGA
- the tig gene encoding trigger factor — translation MSRNFSNEQFSIDLKEQPGCLVTASVKVSPALFSTLHKQALKKVKKNVSIPGFRKGKVPDDIIENRYPHPIRKECNELLVHTAYTSLSTLGDRKPLSPQAVQSTSIKEADLANGGVVEFIYEAFPVVPEISWESLFLPEATQHKEVSDEDVEKSLNNIAHFFATKTPVTRPSQEGDFISLSLHISKQDDESFLVPIFENKYFKLSDEEMSETFKEKFLGVSVGHRVVEYVSSSEIQSFLNGDTLIFTVNAVVEVEVPELDEEKARQLQVDSLEELKSKLRAQLENQAKDKQHQQRFVETEDALAAMADFELPANLLKDRISMLTREKLLNARLIEYCSNEELESRKQKLLKEAEDSAVKALRLLFLTRKIFEDEKLSFTREELQYMIEVCSRERFGPQPPKDISNEMLQELVSAARDRLTYSKAIEKAREKAEKLAVSSLA, via the coding sequence GTGTCGCGTAATTTTTCTAATGAACAGTTTTCTATAGACCTAAAAGAACAGCCAGGATGCTTAGTCACTGCTTCTGTGAAGGTGTCTCCTGCTTTATTCAGCACGCTGCATAAACAAGCCCTTAAAAAAGTTAAAAAAAACGTTTCCATTCCAGGGTTTCGCAAAGGAAAGGTCCCTGATGACATTATTGAGAACCGCTACCCCCATCCTATACGTAAAGAATGTAATGAGCTCCTTGTACACACTGCTTACACCTCTTTATCTACTTTAGGAGATCGCAAACCTCTTTCTCCTCAAGCGGTGCAATCCACCTCAATTAAAGAAGCAGATTTAGCAAACGGGGGAGTAGTAGAATTTATCTATGAAGCGTTTCCTGTAGTTCCAGAGATTTCTTGGGAGTCTTTATTTCTCCCAGAGGCCACACAGCACAAAGAAGTTTCTGATGAAGATGTTGAAAAAAGTTTAAATAATATCGCTCACTTCTTCGCAACCAAAACTCCTGTAACACGTCCTTCTCAAGAAGGAGACTTCATTTCTTTATCTTTGCATATTTCTAAGCAAGATGATGAAAGCTTTCTTGTTCCAATTTTTGAAAATAAATATTTCAAGCTTTCTGATGAAGAGATGTCAGAAACCTTTAAAGAGAAATTTCTAGGGGTTTCTGTTGGCCATCGTGTTGTCGAATATGTTTCCTCCTCAGAAATCCAATCATTTTTAAATGGGGACACCTTAATTTTTACAGTGAATGCTGTTGTAGAGGTTGAGGTTCCAGAGCTAGATGAAGAGAAGGCGCGTCAACTTCAAGTAGATTCATTAGAAGAACTCAAATCTAAGTTACGTGCACAATTGGAAAATCAAGCCAAAGATAAACAGCATCAGCAACGGTTTGTGGAAACTGAAGATGCTCTTGCAGCCATGGCAGACTTTGAGCTTCCTGCGAACCTTCTTAAAGATCGCATCTCTATGCTCACCCGAGAAAAATTACTCAATGCACGTTTAATTGAATACTGCTCTAATGAGGAGTTAGAATCCCGCAAACAAAAACTTTTAAAAGAAGCGGAAGATAGTGCTGTAAAGGCTTTACGCCTATTATTTTTGACCCGCAAAATTTTTGAAGACGAAAAGCTCTCCTTTACCCGAGAAGAACTTCAATACATGATAGAGGTGTGCTCTAGAGAGCGTTTTGGCCCTCAACCGCCTAAAGACATTTCTAATGAAATGTTGCAAGAACTTGTCTCCGCAGCTCGAGATCGGCTGACTTACAGTAAAGCTATAGAAAAAGCTCGTGAAAAAGCAGAAAAGTTAGCTGTAAGCTCCTTAGCATAG
- a CDS encoding ATP-dependent Clp protease proteolytic subunit: MTLVPYVVEDTGRGERAMDIYSRLLKDRIVMIGQEITEPLANTVIAQLLFLMSEDPKKDIQIFINSPGGYITAGLAIYDTIRFLGCDVNTYCIGQAASMGALLLSAGTPGKRYALPHSRMMIHQPSGGIIGTSADIQLQAAEILTLKKHLANILSECTGQPVEKIIEDSERDFFMGAEEAISYGLIDKVVTSAKETKDKDSSSS; the protein is encoded by the coding sequence ATGACATTAGTGCCTTACGTTGTCGAGGATACGGGCCGTGGCGAACGTGCCATGGATATTTACTCAAGACTCCTAAAAGATCGTATTGTAATGATCGGTCAGGAAATTACTGAGCCCCTCGCAAATACAGTAATTGCGCAGCTCTTATTCCTCATGTCTGAGGACCCTAAAAAAGACATTCAAATTTTCATCAACTCCCCTGGGGGGTATATCACTGCAGGGTTGGCTATTTATGACACCATCCGCTTCTTAGGTTGTGATGTGAATACTTACTGCATTGGACAAGCAGCATCCATGGGAGCATTATTACTTTCTGCTGGGACTCCGGGGAAACGTTACGCTCTTCCTCATAGCCGCATGATGATCCACCAGCCATCTGGAGGAATTATTGGAACCTCTGCAGACATTCAATTGCAAGCTGCAGAAATTCTCACGTTAAAGAAACACTTAGCAAACATCTTGTCTGAGTGTACAGGCCAACCAGTAGAAAAAATCATAGAGGATTCCGAGCGAGATTTCTTTATGGGGGCAGAGGAGGCAATTTCCTATGGCCTTATTGATAAAGTTGTCACTTCAGCAAAAGAAACTAAAGATAAAGACTCTTCAAGCTCTTAG